GCAGATCGCCCGCAAGTACCTGATTCCCCGCCAGATGGAAGCCAACGGCATCAGCGAAGAGTATATCAACCTCTCCCAGGAAGCCCTGGAACAGGTGGTACGCCAGTACACCCGCGAAGCGGGACTGCGCAACCTGGAACGGGAACTGGGAAAGCTGTGCCGCAAGGTGGCGAAAAAAGTCGCCGATGGCCACAGAAAGATCCACCGCATCAGCGTCACCAACCTCCACCACTACCTGGGCACGCCAAAGTTCCTGCCCGATGAGGAGAACAAGGAAGACAATATCGGCGTGGTCAATGGCCTGGCCTGGACCCAGGTGGGCGGAGAAATCCTCCTGGTGGAAGTCGCCAGCATGTCGGGCAAGGGAAATCTGATGCTCACCGGGCAACTGGGAGATGTCATGAAAGAGTCTGCCCACGCGGCCCTGACCTATGCCAAGCACCTGGCCCTGGAGCTGAAGCTGAAAACGGATATTTTCAGCAAACGTGACTACCACGTGCACGTGCCGGCGGGAGCCATACCCAAAGACGGGCCCAGCGCAGGCATCACCATCGCCACGGCCATCGTCAGCGACATCTGCCGCATTCCCGTACGCCATGACGTGGCCATGACCGGTGAAATCACCATCCGCGGCAATGTCCTGCCCATCGGCGGGCTGAAGGAAAAGGCCCTGGCAGCTGCCCGTGGAGACATCAGAACCATTATCATACCCAAAGGCAACGAAAAGGACCTGCGCGATATTCCCAAAAAGATACGCGATACACTGACGATACATGTGGTCAAGCACGTGCGGGAAGTGCTGGAAATAGCGCTGACCGAACCACTTGATTCGGTGGTACATGAGGATACAGAAGCGCCGGAGAGCTAACCGGCAGAGAGTCTACCTGCGACTGTGGCGACGGCGACTGCGCCCCTATGTGGATTTGCGAGGGTGGTACCAGCGCATCATCCACCTGGACGCGCCTCCCAAAAAGATTGCAATTTCCTTTGCAATAGGGGTATATATTGCATTTATCCCTCTGCTTGGTGTGCAGACGGCTTTGTCCATTGCGCTTTCATGGCTGTTGCGCCTGAACGTGGTAGCCGTTGTCTCCGGGTCGCTGTTCACCAATCCGGTGACTTTCGTCCCCCTTTTGTGGATAAGCTTTCACGCCGGAATGCTGGTCTATCCCTATGGAGAAAACCAGGAGTTTGAGTGGACCTCCCTGGGCATGGACAATGCCCTTGAGGTGATGAAGCCCTATCTGATTCAGCTTCTGATCGGGCTTGGAGTGGTAGGGCTGTGCTGTGCAGCGGCTTCATATTTTTTGACTTTGTTTCTTATAAAGCGTTATCGGGAGCACCATGAAGGCAAGTAGTGGACAACAGACCAAAATTCTGGCTATCGGCGGCGGCAAAGGAGGGGTCGGCAAAACCCTGATATCATCCAACATCGCTATACTGCTGGCCAAATACGGCAAGCGCACTATCGTCATAGACGCTGATTTTGGCTGCAGTAACCTGCATACCTGCCTGGGAATGGGGAAACCCGACCGTTCCCTGGCGGATTTTGTTTCCAAGCCAGCTCGTATCAGTGATATGGAAGATGTCGCCGTTGAAACACCTTATCCCAATCTGCGGCTCATTTCCGCCCACGTGGACGTAACGCCGCTTATCAACATGCACCATGCCACGAAAGGCAAGTTCATACGCTCCGTCCAGAAGCTCAAGGCCGATTACGTCATTCTTGACCTGGGCGCAGGCAGCACCCAGGATCGCATTGACATGTTCCTGACAGCTGACTGGGGCGTCGTGGTGGTAACACCGGAACCCACCAGCGTGGAAAACGTCTACAGCTTTCTGAAAAACTGTATTTTCCGCATGACCATGGAACTGTTCAAGGGGAACTCCGTTATTACCGATATACTGAAGAAGTACGCCGAGAACCCTCAACAGACCTTCAAGACCCGCCATCTCATTGAGGAGATCGGGGAGTTCCGGCCGGAAATGGCTGAAAAGCTGCAGAACACCCTGAAGGAAGTCCGTCCACTGATCATCATGAACATGGTCCGTGAAGACGGTGACCGCAGGGTCGGACAGGGCCTGGAGGAGATCATCCGCAAGTACCTGCTGCTGGAAGCGAAGTTTATCGGCTACCTGCCCTACGACATGGCCGTGGTACAGCATATGCGCGAAGCTCGTCCCGTGGCGGCAGCCGATGAGAACGCCACTTCCGTGAAGTCGCTCAAGAATATCGTCGGTCAGATCAATTTCATGAATAAAAACAGCGAAACACCGTAGGCGAGGGGGGATCATGACGACTCTGGAGCGCCAGCACCACGCGAGATCCGAAGAGCAGGAAAATATGGACAGCACCCTGCAGTTAGTTGGTTTCAAGCTGGGTGAAGAAGAGTACTGTATAGATATTCACAATATCCAGGAAATCAACAAGCGCATGCACATCACCCGAGTGCCCAAAAACCAGCCCTTCGTCAAGGGAGTCATCAACCTCCGCGGCAAGGTTATCTGCGTTATTGATCTGCGCAAGCGCTTTGGCCTTCCCGACAACTTCGACAACGACACCCGCATCATGGTGATCGATCTGGCCCATGAAACCATGGGATTCGTTGTGGACAGCGTGACAGAGGTCATACGAATTCCCGTGAACCGGGTTGACCCCACCCCACCTCTGATCGGACACATCAGCAACGAGTATCTGCTGGGCGTCGGCAAAACCGACAAGCGCCTGCTGATCATCATAGATCTCAACCGCGTTGTCGGCTTCAAAAACGAGAGTGGCCGCTACTATGAGAGCGAGCTTGAACGCAAGATAAAACGCGGGCAGGGAACCGCGATTGAAGAGTTCGTCGCTGTCCCGAAATCCGAGCCCAAGGCCGCCAAGCCAGCCCCCACACCCGCACCGCAGACGCCAGTGGC
This portion of the Desulfurispirillum indicum S5 genome encodes:
- a CDS encoding DUF2062 domain-containing protein; the encoded protein is MRIQKRRRANRQRVYLRLWRRRLRPYVDLRGWYQRIIHLDAPPKKIAISFAIGVYIAFIPLLGVQTALSIALSWLLRLNVVAVVSGSLFTNPVTFVPLLWISFHAGMLVYPYGENQEFEWTSLGMDNALEVMKPYLIQLLIGLGVVGLCCAAASYFLTLFLIKRYREHHEGK
- a CDS encoding P-loop NTPase produces the protein MKASSGQQTKILAIGGGKGGVGKTLISSNIAILLAKYGKRTIVIDADFGCSNLHTCLGMGKPDRSLADFVSKPARISDMEDVAVETPYPNLRLISAHVDVTPLINMHHATKGKFIRSVQKLKADYVILDLGAGSTQDRIDMFLTADWGVVVVTPEPTSVENVYSFLKNCIFRMTMELFKGNSVITDILKKYAENPQQTFKTRHLIEEIGEFRPEMAEKLQNTLKEVRPLIIMNMVREDGDRRVGQGLEEIIRKYLLLEAKFIGYLPYDMAVVQHMREARPVAAADENATSVKSLKNIVGQINFMNKNSETP